The following are encoded together in the Planococcus antarcticus DSM 14505 genome:
- a CDS encoding SDR family oxidoreductase, with protein MSEQQKCVAIVTGVGNPKGIGAAVCRKLATRGVDIFFTHWESSSDFPDKFKLEIIDMGVQCEFIEVDLSKKGAYKTVFSEVSEKLGPPNILINNAAYSTDSNYMELTEKLLDDHYYENVRTTSLLCTEFARQFQKSDSKYGRIINLTSGQSLGPMPGELAYAATKGAISAFTVSLSSELAELGITVNAVNPGPTDTTWMTDDIRLHLLPKFKAGRIGKAEDAANIIAFLASEEAGWITGQIINSEGGFLRG; from the coding sequence ATGTCTGAACAACAAAAATGCGTAGCGATTGTAACCGGTGTTGGCAATCCAAAAGGAATTGGGGCAGCCGTCTGCCGCAAGCTGGCTACACGAGGTGTTGATATATTTTTTACTCACTGGGAATCGAGCTCTGATTTCCCTGACAAGTTTAAATTAGAAATTATCGATATGGGTGTGCAGTGTGAGTTTATAGAAGTAGATTTGTCTAAAAAGGGTGCTTATAAAACTGTGTTTTCTGAAGTGTCGGAAAAACTTGGACCACCTAACATATTGATCAACAATGCGGCCTACTCAACCGATTCAAATTATATGGAGCTTACGGAAAAACTATTGGATGACCATTACTACGAGAATGTCAGGACTACTAGTCTACTTTGCACAGAATTTGCTCGGCAATTCCAAAAAAGTGACAGCAAGTACGGCAGAATTATCAACTTAACTTCTGGACAAAGCTTGGGACCAATGCCTGGGGAATTAGCCTACGCAGCAACTAAAGGGGCAATTTCAGCCTTTACCGTTTCGCTATCTTCAGAGCTCGCCGAATTGGGCATTACAGTCAATGCAGTTAATCCAGGTCCGACCGATACGACTTGGATGACAGATGACATTCGGCTACATCTGCTTCCCAAGTTTAAGGCAGGAAGAATCGGGAAAGCTGAAGATGCGGCAAACATTATAGCCTTTTTGGCCAGCGAAGAAGCAGGATGGATCACCGGACAGATTATCAATTCAGAGGGTGGCTTTCTTAGGGGGTAG
- a CDS encoding HEAT repeat domain-containing protein, giving the protein MDTKQKITAIQNLLAHGEPDAFQEIAAYLTVDDREVRITAIGVLGELPINATIKSTLLPLTEDPDEEIRYLVLEALWGYVGEDVFNAYIRRLKDSDELVRISAIKGLGELRDIRAERYLIESLVDEEEIVRRDAAEGLGKIGATTAIPVLQTQLQQETSSLAKVGFYTGLYLLGSKMHLKSLLNLLSDPSYVVRCAVANSVAILADHENEKGIKKALQVALRREPTIAAQSTLQRVLDELSS; this is encoded by the coding sequence ATGGATACAAAGCAAAAAATAACAGCAATCCAAAATTTGTTGGCACACGGTGAACCAGATGCCTTTCAGGAAATAGCTGCATATTTAACAGTTGATGATCGAGAGGTCAGAATAACGGCCATTGGAGTTTTAGGCGAATTGCCAATCAACGCAACGATCAAATCCACTCTTCTGCCCTTGACGGAAGATCCGGATGAAGAAATTCGTTACTTGGTACTTGAAGCATTGTGGGGGTATGTCGGGGAAGATGTTTTCAACGCGTACATCAGACGCCTGAAAGACTCAGACGAATTGGTGCGTATATCCGCTATAAAAGGCTTAGGTGAACTGAGAGATATCCGAGCAGAAAGATACCTTATTGAGTCTCTAGTTGATGAGGAAGAAATTGTCCGCAGAGATGCGGCAGAAGGACTTGGCAAAATTGGAGCCACAACAGCCATTCCTGTGCTGCAAACCCAACTTCAGCAGGAAACGAGCAGTTTAGCAAAAGTAGGTTTCTATACCGGATTGTACTTGTTGGGGTCCAAAATGCATTTGAAATCACTACTGAATTTATTGAGCGATCCATCCTATGTAGTAAGATGTGCTGTCGCCAATAGTGTGGCGATCTTAGCCGACCACGAGAACGAAAAGGGGATCAAAAAGGCTCTGCAAGTAGCATTAAGAAGGGAGCCGACGATTGCTGCTCAATCTACACTGCAACGAGTATTGGATGAACTAAGCTCATAA
- a CDS encoding GNAT family N-acetyltransferase has product MEEKIEFKLATIEDVDSIVKMLADDLLGSQRERYEQPLPESYLKAFQAITNDPNNELIVACIGAEIIGVQQITFTPYLTYQGGWRATIEGVRTSSSLRGKGVGTKLIQWAICRAKERGCHLVQLTTDKKREDALRFYEQLGFTASHEGMKLKL; this is encoded by the coding sequence GTGGAAGAAAAAATTGAGTTTAAACTCGCCACTATAGAAGATGTGGATAGTATAGTAAAAATGTTGGCTGATGACCTTCTTGGAAGCCAGCGAGAACGTTATGAGCAGCCACTTCCAGAAAGTTATCTTAAAGCATTTCAGGCTATTACAAATGATCCCAATAATGAATTGATAGTAGCTTGTATAGGCGCTGAAATTATCGGTGTCCAACAGATTACATTTACGCCTTATCTGACGTATCAAGGTGGCTGGAGAGCTACGATCGAAGGCGTGAGAACATCTTCTTCCCTACGCGGAAAAGGCGTAGGAACCAAGCTCATTCAATGGGCGATCTGCCGGGCGAAAGAGCGGGGCTGCCACTTGGTTCAACTTACTACGGATAAAAAACGCGAAGATGCATTGCGCTTTTACGAGCAACTTGGTTTTACAGCATCTCATGAAGGTATGAAGCTAAAGCTTTAA
- a CDS encoding GNAT family protein — translation MEISVNLINESDAEKLLEFEIENRTFFEKMVPSRGEDYYSWQVFSGRHRKLLKEQESGNSRFYLVKDIMGTFSVELI, via the coding sequence ATGGAGATTTCAGTAAACTTAATAAACGAAAGTGATGCAGAAAAATTATTAGAATTTGAGATAGAAAATAGAACATTTTTTGAGAAAATGGTGCCGAGTAGAGGAGAGGACTACTATAGTTGGCAGGTTTTTAGCGGCAGACATCGAAAATTATTAAAAGAACAAGAAAGTGGCAACTCTCGCTTTTACCTCGTGAAAGATATTATGGGAACATTCTCGGTAGAGTTAATCTAG
- a CDS encoding metallophosphoesterase family protein: protein MSTTIAVIADVHGNIAALHAVLDEIDDNPDIEHIYCIGDMVGIGYETNEVLDLLFSRTDTSFVIGNHATIKITAEDLVVELRSVPYKNHGFLLGYEFLAVPEEIYEHCFFYIDSPYSYQPKQLRWKQPL from the coding sequence GTGAGTACAACAATTGCTGTAATTGCAGACGTGCATGGCAACATTGCGGCTTTGCATGCGGTATTGGATGAAATAGACGACAATCCCGACATTGAACATATTTACTGTATTGGAGATATGGTTGGTATTGGCTATGAAACCAATGAAGTGCTAGATCTGTTATTTTCGAGGACTGATACATCCTTTGTAATTGGAAATCATGCGACCATTAAAATAACCGCAGAAGATCTTGTGGTCGAGTTGAGAAGTGTACCTTACAAAAATCACGGCTTCTTATTGGGCTATGAATTTTTAGCAGTTCCAGAGGAAATTTATGAGCATTGCTTTTTTTATATCGATTCCCCGTATTCATATCAACCAAAGCAATTGCGATGGAAGCAACCATTATAA
- a CDS encoding IS30 family transposase produces the protein MTYTHLTTDELVMIESYHRQHIPVAIIAECLNRSRQPIYNVINFLKSGYTALDFYKQYKKNKQRCGRRKLVLPKKQVVYIQDKVAQGWTPDVIVGRAETVIDCSARTLYRMFKNQVFDVATLPMKGKRKPNGHEERRGKQAFKRHISERETDYPSFQKEFGHIEGDTIVGARHKSAVITLVERLTKVIIALKPAGRKACDIETTLNQWFQGVPRNLFKSITFDCGKEFSNWKPLCNQHDVSIYFADPGTPSQRALNENSNGLLRKDGLPKEMDFNQVDQPFISTVADKRNNIPRKSLNYRTPLEAFLSHLNGMDLSSLY, from the coding sequence ATGACCTACACCCATCTTACCACGGATGAATTGGTGATGATAGAATCCTACCACCGCCAACATATACCTGTGGCGATAATTGCAGAATGCCTGAACCGTTCCAGGCAGCCGATCTATAATGTCATCAACTTCCTGAAATCGGGCTATACAGCTCTCGATTTCTACAAACAATACAAGAAAAACAAACAACGCTGCGGCCGACGAAAACTGGTCTTGCCGAAGAAACAAGTTGTCTATATTCAAGACAAGGTGGCGCAGGGATGGACGCCTGATGTCATTGTCGGCCGTGCAGAAACGGTGATCGATTGTTCCGCACGCACGCTCTATCGCATGTTCAAAAATCAGGTCTTTGATGTAGCCACACTGCCCATGAAAGGGAAACGAAAACCCAATGGGCACGAGGAACGCCGCGGAAAGCAGGCGTTCAAACGACATATTTCCGAACGAGAAACCGACTATCCTTCTTTCCAAAAAGAGTTCGGACATATCGAAGGCGACACCATTGTGGGCGCCCGCCACAAAAGTGCGGTGATCACGCTGGTCGAACGGCTGACGAAAGTCATCATCGCCTTGAAGCCTGCGGGACGCAAGGCATGCGATATTGAAACTACGCTGAATCAGTGGTTTCAAGGGGTTCCCAGAAACCTGTTCAAATCCATCACGTTTGACTGTGGGAAAGAATTCTCCAATTGGAAACCGCTGTGCAACCAGCACGACGTCTCGATTTATTTTGCGGATCCCGGCACGCCTTCCCAGCGCGCCTTGAATGAAAACTCCAATGGGCTGCTTCGAAAAGACGGCTTGCCAAAGGAAATGGACTTCAACCAGGTGGATCAACCGTTCATTTCCACGGTGGCAGACAAGCGGAATAATATCCCTCGGAAGTCGCTGAATTACCGTACACCCCTGGAGGCATTTTTGAGTCACCTGAATGGAATGGATTTGTCTAGCTTATATTGA
- a CDS encoding GNAT family N-acetyltransferase gives MTTNTAELGLRIGDIYTGQGIGYRAVKKLLTGDLSLEKIYAKTTIVNIASQKVLRKIGSNQKGISDEEFEMNGQKMKFIHYSWEKSI, from the coding sequence ATAACTACTAACACTGCAGAATTAGGTTTAAGAATAGGAGATATCTATACAGGGCAAGGGATTGGCTATAGAGCCGTAAAAAAACTATTAACTGGGGATTTATCTTTAGAGAAAATATATGCAAAAACAACCATTGTTAATATAGCATCTCAAAAAGTGTTGAGGAAAATCGGCTCTAATCAAAAGGGAATTAGCGATGAAGAGTTTGAAATGAATGGTCAAAAGATGAAGTTTATTCATTATTCCTGGGAAAAGAGCATTTAA
- a CDS encoding GNAT family N-acetyltransferase, translating to MNLINVSEEMQIYQITQPFEEEARDVILKGLEERFGFIDSRYNPDLKSIIESFSRQGAVFLIGIYVGQVICTGAVSFEASGVGRIERMSVLKEHRRSGVAKRMINSLEAWSKENGYQQLVLETNNGWQSAIDLYKNRGYNLFLNDGECSYFIKELV from the coding sequence ATGAATTTGATTAACGTTTCAGAGGAAATGCAAATATATCAGATTACACAGCCATTTGAAGAGGAAGCTAGAGATGTGATCTTAAAAGGATTAGAAGAGCGCTTTGGCTTTATCGATTCCAGGTACAATCCGGATTTGAAGAGCATTATCGAGAGCTTCAGCCGACAAGGTGCTGTGTTTTTAATTGGGATCTATGTGGGTCAAGTAATTTGCACTGGCGCTGTTTCCTTTGAAGCTTCGGGCGTAGGAAGAATTGAAAGAATGTCTGTTTTAAAGGAACACAGAAGGTCTGGAGTCGCAAAACGGATGATCAATAGTTTGGAGGCATGGTCGAAAGAAAATGGGTATCAACAATTAGTTTTAGAAACAAATAACGGCTGGCAAAGCGCAATTGATTTATACAAGAACAGAGGATACAACTTATTTTTGAATGATGGGGAATGCAGCTACTTTATTAAGGAATTGGTTTGA
- a CDS encoding glycerol dehydrogenase produces MQKKVFISPKKYIQGAGVLSEIGEEVAKIGKAPFVLSDSIVWEITGNTVKESFDVTNITYIYEEFTGEASNTEINRLTEVGKDKEADVVIGLGGGKTIDTAKAVGDALGIPVVVAPTTASTDAPTSALSVIYSDEGVFEGYKFYNKNPELVLIDSKVVVGAPIFLLASGMGDAMATLVEVKASQKRNSNTMAGGKATLAAIAIAEKAEEILFDQGIAAYKAAKQKIVTPQVEAIIEANTLLSGLGFENGGLAAAHAIHNGFTALKGNIHKLTHGQKVAYGVLTQLVLEGYSEEEIMRYADFFKAIELPTTLKDLHLDDVAYEDLLEVGKLATVEGETTHNMNPELTPEQVADAILAVNALTTV; encoded by the coding sequence ATGCAAAAGAAAGTATTTATTTCACCCAAAAAATATATCCAAGGTGCTGGGGTTCTTAGCGAAATTGGCGAGGAGGTAGCGAAAATCGGAAAAGCTCCGTTCGTGTTATCGGATAGCATTGTTTGGGAAATTACTGGAAATACTGTGAAAGAAAGTTTTGATGTAACCAACATAACTTACATTTACGAAGAGTTTACCGGCGAGGCATCCAATACAGAAATTAATCGTCTGACTGAAGTCGGCAAAGATAAAGAAGCGGACGTCGTCATTGGCTTAGGCGGCGGTAAAACCATCGATACAGCAAAAGCCGTTGGCGATGCATTGGGCATTCCAGTTGTCGTGGCTCCAACTACCGCTTCAACAGACGCACCAACAAGCGCACTTTCTGTCATCTACTCAGATGAAGGCGTATTTGAAGGTTACAAATTCTATAATAAAAACCCGGAATTGGTTTTGATTGATTCCAAAGTGGTTGTGGGTGCACCGATCTTCTTGCTTGCTTCAGGCATGGGTGATGCGATGGCGACGCTCGTTGAAGTAAAAGCTTCACAGAAACGCAATTCCAATACAATGGCTGGCGGTAAAGCAACGCTCGCAGCAATTGCGATTGCTGAAAAAGCAGAAGAAATCCTGTTTGATCAAGGGATTGCGGCATACAAAGCAGCCAAGCAAAAAATTGTGACTCCCCAAGTAGAAGCGATTATTGAAGCAAATACACTGTTGTCGGGATTAGGTTTTGAAAACGGTGGATTAGCCGCAGCTCATGCCATTCACAACGGATTTACCGCATTAAAAGGGAACATTCACAAGTTGACCCACGGCCAGAAAGTGGCATACGGAGTCTTGACTCAATTGGTGCTCGAAGGCTATTCCGAAGAAGAAATCATGCGTTATGCTGACTTCTTTAAAGCAATCGAATTGCCTACCACATTGAAAGATCTTCATTTGGACGATGTAGCTTACGAAGATTTGTTGGAAGTCGGCAAATTGGCAACAGTGGAAGGCGAAACAACACACAATATGAATCCAGAACTGACGCCTGAACAAGTGGCAGATGCTATTTTGGCAGTAAATGCACTCACGACTGTCTAA
- a CDS encoding histidine phosphatase family protein has product MELIFIRHGQGEHTVNLPDSLQRANPSLTINGISQAERLKSSLPLTAKDVLIVSPTLRTLQTASIWSGNIACRKIVHPLLAPRIFPARMGAATLPCDELLDLERLQNEFGNFTAAANVAHSLWSKGINTLSEDEFSSLAEQFIGFCRNFKRGRIYLVTHDGTITSYRKTILGQAFTREDFLGETEWIQLVVE; this is encoded by the coding sequence ATGGAATTGATTTTTATTCGCCATGGTCAGGGCGAGCACACAGTGAATTTGCCTGACAGCCTTCAACGGGCCAATCCTTCACTAACAATTAACGGAATTAGTCAAGCTGAGAGATTAAAATCCTCACTTCCGTTAACTGCTAAAGATGTGTTAATTGTCAGCCCAACTCTTAGAACCCTCCAAACGGCTTCGATATGGAGCGGGAATATTGCTTGCCGCAAAATCGTACATCCTCTACTAGCACCACGTATATTTCCAGCCCGAATGGGTGCCGCTACATTGCCATGTGATGAATTGCTAGATTTAGAAAGGCTTCAAAATGAATTTGGAAACTTTACGGCTGCAGCGAATGTTGCGCACTCTTTGTGGTCAAAAGGCATTAACACACTTTCTGAAGACGAATTTAGCTCTTTGGCCGAGCAGTTTATAGGCTTTTGCCGAAACTTTAAACGCGGGAGAATTTACTTAGTCACACATGATGGTACCATCACTTCTTATCGGAAAACGATTCTCGGTCAAGCATTTACAAGAGAAGACTTTCTAGGAGAGACAGAATGGATTCAACTGGTGGTTGAGTAA